A single Clostridia bacterium DNA region contains:
- a CDS encoding ComF family protein — translation MLRYVIDLLYPSKPKCDICGSVGTVNPCDICMASLDYLQGVTCLHCGKQLNEKYPKSICPDCRDGIFHYDRAYSCFAYSGMGKELIHKFKYEGKTQLSKVIAGLMEERLRNEVLSIDAIVPVPIHENKLRTRGFNQSLFIARELAGRLRKPVSDCLLRTKETKVQYNLDKAQRYLNIVDAFSIKLLYNNDKNKSILLVDDIYTTGSTVNECSRVLREFGARNIYVITAATGSNT, via the coding sequence ATGTTAAGATATGTAATTGACCTATTATATCCTTCAAAGCCAAAGTGTGATATATGTGGGAGCGTCGGGACGGTCAACCCTTGCGATATATGTATGGCATCATTGGATTATCTCCAGGGAGTCACATGTCTTCACTGCGGTAAACAGCTTAATGAGAAATACCCCAAAAGCATCTGTCCCGATTGCAGAGACGGAATTTTTCATTATGACAGAGCTTATTCCTGCTTTGCATATAGCGGGATGGGGAAGGAGCTCATACATAAGTTCAAATATGAAGGGAAAACGCAGCTTTCGAAGGTAATTGCAGGTTTAATGGAAGAGAGATTGAGGAATGAAGTGCTGTCAATAGATGCAATTGTACCAGTGCCTATACATGAGAACAAGCTCAGAACGAGAGGCTTCAATCAGTCGCTTTTTATAGCGCGGGAACTGGCTGGAAGGCTCAGAAAACCGGTATCGGACTGCCTTTTAAGAACGAAGGAGACAAAGGTGCAGTACAACCTGGACAAAGCCCAGCGGTATTTGAATATAGTTGATGCATTTTCAATAAAATTATTGTATAATAATGATAAAAATAAGAGTATTCTGTTAGTTGATGACATATATACTACTGGAAGCACTGTGAATGAATGCAGCAGAGTACTTAGGGAATTCGGAGCGAGGAACATATACGTTATAACTGCCGCTACAGGCAGTAATACATAA
- the flgM gene encoding flagellar biosynthesis anti-sigma factor FlgM translates to MGFNINKIGGVGGVYNNQKVESKKDIHGASQVKGKKDEVQISKEAMDFQLVMKAAKAARDIPDIREEVIAPIKDRLDNDTYEVDSKGIADKLLARKFNIKV, encoded by the coding sequence ATGGGATTCAATATTAATAAAATTGGCGGCGTAGGCGGAGTCTACAATAATCAGAAGGTGGAGTCCAAAAAGGATATTCATGGGGCTTCACAGGTTAAAGGGAAAAAGGATGAAGTACAAATATCCAAGGAAGCTATGGATTTTCAGCTGGTTATGAAGGCTGCAAAGGCTGCCAGGGACATACCGGACATTAGAGAAGAAGTAATTGCTCCAATTAAGGACAGACTTGACAACGACACTTACGAAGTAGACAGCAAAGGTATAGCAGATAAGCTTTTAGCTCGCAAGTTTAATATTAAAGTATGA
- the flgK gene encoding flagellar hook-associated protein FlgK: protein MSSAFRGLGIGISAVFANQRALDVTGHNISNVNTPGYTRQMISNSSAFYQKLGQSGNGNSLQLGYGVDVQEIRQYRDEFLDKKFKKESTELGYWESRFSSIEELETVFGVNSEDGLQAAMNNFWNSWEQLSKPTGGLVARSMVKENAIALVETVKNMDSLMVNFRKSKDKEIIENINKINDIAKDIAGLNLEISKIESHGVTANDLRDQRNYLIDELAKKTKLQVMEGSTINISLEGRMLVEGSRYEQIGTVPDTSNSGFVQLTWKGSNEKLELSGGSIKSLVEARDTVVKGYREKLNEFVKGIAAEVNAIHITGYGVKDNVQRNFFINGLNGTANNIDLETIAFNPELNDFDNIASAEEASNYEDNRIALKISDLRLGDYFSDDGYETAPANRKFNYDEFYRNLISSLGNIGQEASTAVDAQKLLVDQIEYRRQSVSAVSMDEEMSNLIKYEHSYNAAARIVNAMDEMLEIIVNKIGLVGR, encoded by the coding sequence ATGTCATCAGCATTTAGAGGATTGGGAATAGGAATATCTGCAGTTTTTGCAAACCAGAGAGCATTGGATGTTACTGGTCATAATATAAGTAATGTGAATACTCCTGGATACACGAGGCAGATGATATCCAATTCATCGGCTTTTTATCAGAAGCTTGGACAGTCCGGCAATGGTAATTCATTGCAGTTGGGCTATGGTGTTGATGTTCAGGAAATAAGGCAGTACAGAGATGAATTCCTGGATAAGAAATTCAAGAAGGAAAGCACTGAGCTGGGCTATTGGGAGTCAAGGTTTTCAAGCATTGAAGAGCTTGAGACAGTATTCGGTGTTAATTCGGAGGATGGGCTTCAGGCAGCAATGAACAATTTCTGGAATTCATGGGAACAGCTTTCCAAACCCACAGGAGGTTTGGTTGCCAGGTCAATGGTTAAAGAGAACGCCATTGCCTTAGTGGAGACTGTAAAGAATATGGACAGTCTGATGGTTAACTTCAGAAAAAGCAAGGACAAGGAAATTATTGAGAATATAAATAAAATAAACGATATAGCCAAAGATATTGCAGGACTGAACCTTGAGATAAGCAAGATAGAATCCCATGGAGTCACAGCAAATGACCTTAGGGATCAGAGAAATTACCTCATAGACGAGCTTGCCAAGAAGACTAAGTTACAAGTCATGGAAGGAAGCACAATTAATATTTCTCTGGAAGGGAGAATGTTGGTTGAGGGCAGCAGATATGAACAGATAGGGACTGTACCCGACACTAGTAACAGTGGATTTGTACAGCTCACTTGGAAGGGCAGCAATGAAAAGCTTGAACTCTCCGGAGGAAGCATAAAATCATTGGTAGAGGCAAGGGATACAGTGGTAAAGGGCTATAGAGAAAAGCTGAATGAGTTTGTAAAGGGTATAGCAGCAGAAGTTAATGCAATACATATAACCGGGTACGGAGTAAAAGATAATGTCCAAAGGAATTTTTTCATAAATGGGCTGAATGGTACGGCAAACAACATAGATCTGGAAACGATAGCCTTCAACCCGGAACTGAATGATTTTGATAATATTGCCTCCGCTGAAGAGGCATCTAACTATGAGGACAACAGGATAGCATTGAAAATTTCAGATTTAAGGCTGGGCGATTATTTTTCGGATGATGGTTATGAGACAGCTCCGGCAAACAGAAAGTTCAATTATGACGAATTCTACAGAAATCTCATTTCCAGTTTGGGAAATATAGGGCAGGAAGCATCTACTGCAGTTGATGCGCAGAAGCTTCTGGTTGACCAGATAGAATATCGCAGACAGTCTGTGTCTGCTGTTTCAATGGACGAAGAGATGAGCAACCTCATTAAATACGAACATTCATATAATGCAGCTGCAAGAATAGTAAACGCAATGGATGAGATGCTTGAGATAATAGTTAATAAAATAGGGTTGGTCGGAAGGTAG
- a CDS encoding ATP-dependent RecD-like DNA helicase, translating to MDEVQGTIYDVVFRNEQNGYTVLELERDKELLTLVGYFSFLNIGETIKAYGKWVQHPDYGNQFKVETYTAVTPATVNGIEKYLASGLIPGIGAHTAKKLVDKFGLDTLEIIQYNPDRLTEVEGIGEKKAAAIFEAFEEQKELKDIMMFLEQYGIGPAYAVRIYKNYGVNTIKEIKENPYKLADDIFGIGFKMADKVALSMGVSQSSEYRTASGTRYVLNQYHANGHTFVPQEELVRSAAALLGVDETFVEDTIVKLFIDKKLVVENIGDIRGVYAVPFFKAESGTARRLMQLLYFKIPPMDVDIDSEISAVERSEGIELADKQKTAVREALTQGILVITGGPGTGKTTTIKTIISLFEKQGLNVLLAAPTGRAAKRMQEATGRDAKTIHRLLEFGYGDSDEEMFFQKNEESPLECDVIIVDEVSMIDILLMNNLLGAIAEGTRVILVGDVDQLPSVGPGNVLKDIIESGVLPVVRLDEIFRQAESSMIVVNAHRINRGEPPIISSKNGDFFLIRQESQEDIVSTIIELCTERLPKYTGLDFCEGIQVLSPMKKGVCGVLNLNQELQKALNPKGHDKAEKPHREAVFRVGDKVMQIKNNYKMKWQSINNFEKEGEGVFNGDLGTIIEIDNEEQYIEVIFDRERMVRYDFTMLDELEHAYALTVHKSQGSEFPVLVMPLTFGPPMLMTRNLLYTGLTRAKSMVVLVGKERFLQQMIKNNHITTRHSGLRGRLDKLNFF from the coding sequence ATGGATGAAGTTCAAGGAACGATATATGATGTTGTGTTCAGAAATGAGCAGAACGGGTACACAGTATTGGAGCTGGAGCGGGATAAAGAGCTGCTTACATTGGTAGGATACTTTTCCTTCTTGAATATTGGTGAAACCATAAAGGCATATGGAAAGTGGGTGCAGCACCCTGATTATGGCAATCAGTTCAAGGTGGAGACCTATACTGCAGTTACTCCTGCAACTGTTAATGGAATAGAAAAGTATCTTGCCTCAGGTTTGATTCCGGGGATAGGTGCACATACAGCTAAAAAGCTGGTAGATAAGTTTGGGCTGGATACTCTTGAAATTATACAATATAATCCCGACCGACTCACAGAGGTGGAGGGAATAGGAGAAAAGAAGGCAGCGGCAATATTTGAAGCCTTTGAGGAGCAGAAGGAACTGAAGGATATAATGATGTTTCTTGAGCAATATGGCATAGGACCTGCTTATGCAGTCAGGATATATAAGAACTATGGGGTCAATACCATAAAAGAGATAAAGGAGAACCCCTACAAGCTCGCAGATGACATATTCGGTATAGGCTTCAAAATGGCAGACAAGGTAGCGCTGAGCATGGGAGTCTCACAATCCTCAGAATATCGCACTGCATCAGGCACGAGATATGTTCTGAACCAATATCATGCAAATGGACATACCTTTGTACCCCAGGAGGAGCTTGTAAGATCTGCAGCAGCATTGCTTGGCGTTGACGAAACCTTTGTTGAGGACACAATAGTCAAGCTTTTCATAGATAAAAAACTGGTTGTTGAGAATATCGGAGACATAAGAGGTGTATACGCAGTTCCTTTCTTCAAGGCAGAATCAGGTACTGCGAGAAGGCTTATGCAGCTTTTATATTTCAAGATTCCCCCTATGGACGTTGATATCGATAGTGAGATATCAGCGGTTGAAAGGTCAGAAGGAATAGAATTGGCAGACAAGCAAAAAACTGCAGTGCGGGAGGCCTTGACTCAGGGGATACTGGTGATAACGGGGGGGCCGGGCACGGGGAAAACCACAACCATCAAAACAATAATAAGTCTTTTTGAAAAGCAGGGACTTAATGTGCTGCTTGCTGCGCCTACAGGGAGAGCAGCGAAAAGGATGCAGGAGGCAACGGGAAGGGATGCTAAGACCATCCACAGGCTTCTGGAATTCGGGTACGGGGACAGCGATGAGGAAATGTTCTTCCAGAAGAATGAAGAGTCACCGTTGGAATGCGATGTAATAATAGTTGATGAGGTATCAATGATTGACATACTGCTTATGAACAACCTTTTGGGTGCTATAGCGGAAGGAACCAGGGTCATTTTGGTAGGTGATGTTGATCAGCTCCCTTCCGTGGGTCCGGGGAATGTGTTGAAGGATATTATAGAAAGCGGAGTACTGCCGGTAGTAAGATTGGATGAGATATTCAGACAGGCTGAGAGCAGTATGATTGTTGTCAATGCCCACAGGATAAATAGGGGTGAGCCTCCGATAATAAGCTCTAAAAACGGGGATTTCTTTCTTATAAGGCAAGAGAGCCAGGAAGATATTGTCTCCACAATAATTGAGCTTTGCACAGAAAGGCTTCCCAAATATACAGGGCTGGATTTTTGTGAAGGAATTCAGGTGCTTTCCCCAATGAAGAAAGGCGTGTGCGGGGTATTGAACTTGAATCAGGAGCTGCAGAAGGCTCTAAACCCTAAGGGGCATGATAAGGCTGAGAAACCTCACAGAGAAGCTGTTTTTAGGGTTGGAGACAAAGTAATGCAGATAAAGAACAACTACAAAATGAAATGGCAAAGCATCAACAACTTTGAAAAGGAAGGGGAGGGAGTTTTCAACGGAGACCTGGGCACCATTATAGAGATAGATAACGAGGAACAGTATATCGAAGTGATATTTGACAGAGAAAGAATGGTCAGATATGATTTTACCATGCTGGATGAGCTGGAGCATGCATACGCTTTGACGGTTCATAAAAGCCAAGGCTCAGAGTTCCCGGTTCTTGTAATGCCGTTAACCTTCGGGCCCCCGATGCTTATGACAAGGAACCTCCTCTATACGGGACTGACAAGAGCAAAAAGCATGGTAGTGCTTGTTGGGAAGGAACGGTTTCTTCAGCAGATGATTAAAAACAACCATATAACAACACGTCATTCAGGACTACGGGGAAGGCTTGATAAATTAAACTTCTTCTAG
- a CDS encoding TIGR03826 family flagellar region protein produces MAEIRNCPRCGKIFTCLGRPICGNCIATEENEFKVVKEYVYDNPGATISEVSNETEVSVEKIMRFLREERLEIRSENSNLLLECERCGRAINSGRFCENCKGEINKDFKREFGLDKKEPKPQPQIRADKERMYTATRRKDQ; encoded by the coding sequence ATGGCGGAAATAAGGAATTGCCCCAGATGCGGGAAAATATTCACCTGTTTAGGAAGACCTATTTGCGGCAATTGTATAGCGACAGAAGAAAATGAATTCAAGGTGGTAAAGGAATATGTGTATGACAATCCCGGAGCCACTATATCAGAGGTATCAAATGAAACAGAGGTTTCTGTTGAGAAAATAATGAGGTTCCTTAGAGAGGAAAGACTAGAAATTAGATCTGAAAACAGCAATCTTCTTTTGGAATGTGAAAGGTGCGGAAGAGCAATAAATTCCGGCAGATTCTGTGAGAATTGCAAGGGGGAAATAAATAAAGACTTCAAGAGGGAATTTGGATTAGACAAGAAAGAGCCAAAGCCGCAGCCGCAGATTAGGGCAGATAAAGAGAGAATGTATACAGCTACAAGAAGAAAAGATCAATAA
- a CDS encoding flagellar protein FlgN, producing MSIMNIDKEVNAVIGILKKEHGYYADMLELSKSKKKIIVEGKVAELDKIVKLEQDMILNIGQLERKREEEVAKLSGILNLNSAHLTISELAKVLQPELKKGLEDIQNKLQETFSELKSVNDVNGQLIEQSLEYIDYSINIVTGAGMETGSLYGDIGKNKSKQNKKNIFDTKV from the coding sequence ATGTCTATAATGAATATTGATAAAGAAGTGAATGCTGTTATCGGCATATTGAAGAAGGAGCATGGTTATTACGCGGACATGCTTGAACTTTCAAAATCCAAGAAAAAGATAATCGTTGAAGGCAAAGTCGCAGAATTGGATAAGATAGTCAAGCTTGAGCAGGACATGATTCTTAATATTGGACAGCTTGAGAGAAAAAGAGAGGAAGAGGTAGCCAAGCTTAGCGGGATATTGAATCTTAACAGCGCGCACCTTACTATTTCCGAGCTGGCGAAGGTACTTCAGCCTGAACTGAAAAAGGGACTGGAGGATATTCAAAACAAGCTTCAGGAGACATTCTCTGAACTGAAGTCAGTAAATGACGTAAACGGACAGCTTATTGAGCAGTCCTTGGAATATATAGATTATTCAATAAACATTGTCACCGGTGCTGGCATGGAGACAGGCTCATTATATGGAGACATCGGTAAGAACAAAAGTAAGCAGAATAAAAAGAACATTTTCGATACAAAGGTTTAG
- the flgK gene encoding flagellar hook-associated protein FlgK — protein MRTTFGTFNIATSGLFASQRSLDVTSHNISNSNTEGYSRQSSLQRATMPTYGDPTGVVGTGVEAYDIIRMRSSYLDQKYWGQNKTYQEWSIKQESLRQIEGIFNEPSETGIRKVMDEFFTSLEELSKKPGDDTCRVAVLEKANVLTVSINRNGQELLNAIKDQNFSIKNKVSEVNSLSEQIANLNKHIFGFELNGTKANDLRDQRNVLLDKLSSIVNITVSEMPGPNGNNYMDVKIGGITLVNHISYNKLTTQDKSVPGISDIGGGKISDVVWDGVQDQKVNIEGGELKGMLDVRDGNGTGFNYRGLPYYLSKLNEFASSFASSFNEQHNQGVDSEGNQGTDFFDESGTPSVNSVNFKVDPDILTNSNKIAAAALNDGESDNGNVNLLIALRKSTTMFPSVKGTPDDYIKSLLSALAVDSSQAKRMSTNSQVLVDQTENRRLSESGVSLDEEMTNMVKFQQSYNASARMITTLDAIMDTTVNRLGLVGR, from the coding sequence ATGAGAACCACATTTGGAACCTTTAATATTGCGACATCAGGGCTCTTTGCCAGCCAAAGGTCTCTGGATGTCACCAGTCATAACATTTCAAATTCAAATACAGAAGGGTATTCAAGACAGTCATCCCTTCAAAGGGCTACTATGCCTACTTATGGAGACCCCACGGGAGTTGTAGGTACAGGTGTAGAAGCCTACGATATAATCAGAATGAGAAGCAGCTACCTTGACCAGAAATATTGGGGGCAAAACAAGACTTACCAGGAGTGGAGCATAAAGCAAGAAAGCCTTAGGCAGATAGAAGGTATATTCAATGAACCATCGGAAACAGGAATACGGAAAGTTATGGATGAGTTCTTTACCTCACTTGAAGAGCTTTCGAAAAAACCGGGAGACGACACCTGCAGGGTAGCAGTGCTGGAAAAGGCCAATGTACTCACTGTTTCAATAAATAGGAACGGACAGGAATTGCTAAATGCAATTAAAGATCAAAACTTCTCTATAAAGAACAAGGTCAGTGAAGTAAACTCACTGTCAGAGCAGATTGCCAACCTGAACAAGCATATTTTCGGTTTTGAACTGAATGGAACCAAGGCAAATGACCTTAGAGATCAGAGAAATGTTCTGTTAGATAAGCTTTCCTCAATCGTAAATATTACAGTATCTGAGATGCCAGGGCCAAATGGAAACAACTATATGGATGTGAAAATAGGGGGTATAACCCTCGTAAATCATATAAGCTACAATAAGCTAACCACCCAGGATAAGAGCGTCCCTGGAATATCTGATATCGGTGGCGGTAAAATTAGTGATGTGGTATGGGATGGGGTGCAGGATCAGAAGGTTAATATAGAAGGTGGAGAGCTCAAGGGTATGCTGGATGTAAGAGATGGTAACGGAACTGGTTTTAACTATAGGGGACTTCCATACTATCTGAGCAAACTGAATGAATTTGCTAGTAGTTTCGCTAGCAGCTTCAATGAACAGCACAATCAGGGAGTAGACTCTGAGGGGAATCAGGGAACTGATTTCTTCGATGAATCGGGGACTCCTTCAGTAAATAGCGTCAACTTCAAAGTGGATCCTGACATATTAACCAACTCAAACAAGATAGCAGCAGCAGCTCTTAACGATGGAGAGAGTGATAATGGCAACGTCAATTTATTGATAGCGCTGCGTAAGAGTACAACAATGTTTCCATCAGTAAAGGGGACGCCAGATGACTATATAAAGTCTTTACTGTCAGCATTGGCAGTTGACAGCAGCCAGGCCAAAAGGATGAGTACAAACTCACAGGTTCTGGTAGATCAGACGGAGAATCGACGCCTCTCAGAGTCAGGAGTGTCTCTGGATGAGGAGATGACCAATATGGTGAAGTTCCAGCAGTCATATAATGCGTCAGCCAGAATGATTACAACATTGGATGCGATAATGGATACCACAGTGAACAGACTTGGATTAGTAGGAAGGTAG